One window of Diabrotica undecimpunctata isolate CICGRU chromosome 8, icDiaUnde3, whole genome shotgun sequence genomic DNA carries:
- the LOC140448905 gene encoding uncharacterized protein → MDFFSTANNITDPDKKKATFLSLCGPNTYKIIRSLVGPCKVSDKTYDQIIVDFKKLFSPKPSEIVCRYKIYRRYQQTGETLSVYLKELRKLAEPCSFGASPDIMLRDRLVCGITDESLQQKLLVTDKLKLKDAQDMYFAHEVAVERESESRADVNAVSFRKNQPGQFKPQLANRERKKCFRCEREHSPETCEHIKSTCTYCRKVGYIEIACFAKKKNQNHKLKVHQTTVESTSNTEPVSGNTQSVFNQSSDYEFLLNNVTSDIITGKYLVDVLLNDQKVKIEVDSGASYSVIGKSTYHKIFSENRPKIDKFSVILCDYQNTVITTLGSKILNADAFSRLPQKIHAPEPLSSDDVLMLENIPEKLICAKDIANETKKVRPY, encoded by the exons ATGGATTTCTTCTCCACAGCAAATAACATTACGGACCCTGATAAGAAAAAAGCTACATTTTTAAGTTTGTGCGGtccaaatacatacaagattaTTAGATCTTTGGTCGGGCCGTGCAAAGTGTCTGATAAAACTTATGACCAAATCATAGTTGATTTTAAAAAGCTTTTTTCTCCAAAACCGTCGGAAATTGTGTGCAGGTATAAGATCTATCGTCGATATCAACAGACTGGTGAAACATTATCTGTGTATCTGAAAGAATTACGAAAATTGGCAGAACCCTGTAGTTTCGGAGCTAGCCCTGACATAATGCTACGTGATCGACTCGTTTGTGGTATTACCGACGAATCGCTACAGCAAAAATTGCTAGTCACAGATAAGTTAAAACTTAAGGACGCGCAAGACATGTACTTTGCACACGAGGTGGCCGTGGAACGAGAAAGTGAGTCGAGAGCAGATGTAAACGCGGTAAGTTTTCGTAAAAATCAACCGGGACAGTTCAAACCACAATTAGCTAATCGCGAAAGGAAGAAATGTTTTCGGTGCGAAAGGGAACATTCTCCTGAAACTTGTGAACACATTAAATCAACCTGTACGTATTGCAGGAAAGTTGGATACATCGAAATAGCTTGTTTTGCTAAAAAGAAGAACCAAAATCACAAACTCAAAGTACATCAGACTACCGTGGAATCTACGTCCAATACCGAGCCGGTTTCTGGGAACACTCAAAGTGTTTTTAATCAAAGTAGTGACtatgaatttttgttaaataACGTGACGTCTGATATCATTACCGGTAAATATTTAGTAGATGTGCTACTCAATGACCAAAAAGTGAAAATAGAGGTTGACTCGGGCGCGAGTTATTCAGTGATAGGCAAATCAACCTACCATAAAATATTTAGTGAAAATCGACCTAAAATAGATAAATTCAGTGTTATTTTATGCGACTATCAAAACACAGTGATAACCACATTGG GTTCAAAAATTCTGAATGCAGATGCTTTTAGCAGATTGCCACAAAAGATACATGCGCCAGAACCACTAAGCTCAGATGACGTTTTGATGCTTGAGAACATCCCAGAAAAACTAATCTGTGCCAAAGACATTGCCAATGAGACTAAGAAAGTCAGACCTTATTAG